GCGCTCGCGAATCGGGGAACGCAGCGCCCCGCTGGAGGAAGCCGCCCCCTAAGAGCGTCGAACTCCGGAGATCATGAACCAATCGCCGCCGCTGCAGGGCGGCAATCTCTTCACCGGCGACCGCGTGCTCGTCGAATCGCTCGCCGCATTCGCACCGGCGATGCCGCGAGAGGAGCTCGAGCTTATCGGCGCGCTCGCCGGCGATCCCGAGACGATTGCGCTCGGCTTCGATGCAAATGCGTATCCGCCCGAGCTGCACACGCACGATGCAAACGGAAATCGCATTGACGAAGTCCGCTTCCACCCGTCGTGGCACCGGCTCCTGGCATACGCAACGTCGTTCGGATTGAGCGCGGCCGCTTGGCACGACGTCCAACCGCTCGCACATCTGCGGCGCGCGGCGGCATTTTACGTTTGGTCGCAGGTCGAATCGGGGCACGGGTGTCCCATATCGATGAGCTACGCGGCGGTCGCGACGTTACGGGTCCAGCCAGACCTGGCAAGCGTTTGGGAGCCGCGCCTATCGCAACGCGGGTACGAGCCGGCGCTCCTTCCGGTCGAGCACAAGCGCGCGGCGCTCTGTGGCATGGGCATGACCGAGAAGCAAGGCGGGTCGGACGTGCGCGCAAATACGACGCGAGCCGTTGCGGAGTCGGTCGGCGGACCGGGGCGGCCGTATCGGCTCACCGGCCATAAGTGGTTTTGCTCCGCACCGATGAGCGACGGCTTCCTGGTGCTCGCTCAAGCGCCCGGCGGCCTCTCGTGTTTTCTCGTGCCGCGCGTGCTCGCCGACGGGCGGCGCAACACGTTTCTGATTCAACGGCTCAAAGAGAAGCTCGGCAACCGTAGCAATGCGTCGGCCGAAGTGGAGTTCGAGCGAACGCAGGGACACTTGGTCGGCGAGGAAGGGCGCGGGCTCGCAGCGATCGTCGAAATGGTGAACTACACCCGGCTCGATTGCATGCTCGGCTCTGCAGCACTCGTGCGCCAAGCGCTGGCGCAGGCGCTGCACCACGCGAGATACCGGCGAGCGTTCGGCAAGCCGCTGCTCGAACATCCGCTGATGCGCAACGTCTTGGCAGACATCGCGCTCGAGTCCGAGGCGGCGACGTGGCTGTGCATGCGTTTGGCTCGTGCCGTCGACGACGGCGACGCGGAGCTGCGGCGCATCGGCACGGCGGTTGGAAAGTACTGGATCTGCAAGCGGACGCCCGTGCTGGTCGGCGAGGCCTTGGAGTGCCTTGGCGGCAACGGGTACGTCGAGAGCTCGATCCTTCCTCGCCTCTATCGCGAAGCGCCGCTGAACTCGATTTGGGAAGGCGCCGGCAACATCAACGCGCTCGATGTCGTGCGGATCCTGCGCAAACAGCCGGCCGCATTCGAGGCGCTGCACGCGCAGTGGGCGGCGGCGCGCGAGGAGCCGCGCGTCGCCGGCGCGGTGCGCGCCTTCGAAGCCTCGCTTCGAGACGAAGAGGCGCGCGAGTCGCAGGCGCGCACGATCGCCGAGCAGGCGGCGCTGATCTGGCAGGCATCGCTCCTGCTCGCGCACGCGCCGCACGACGTCGCCGACGCATTCGTACGCTCGCGTTTGTGCAGTGAAGGGGGACGCGCCCTCGGAACGCTACCGCCGGAATGCCGTCTCGGCGCGATCTTGGACCGCGCCGCGCCGCAGCCCGCAGAAGTCGTCGCATAGCGATGACGATCCTAGGGAGCCTCGACCCTCGCGCGCGATTGCTCGTGCATCGTCCGTGGACGCCGCGCGAGCGGCGCATCGTTTGGTGCGGGCTCATGGGCCGCCTCGCGATCGCCGTGGAGCCGTTGCTCGGCTTCGTCTTCTTTGCGCTCTTTACGTGGGGAATCGTCTGGCGCGCGCATCACGTACGCAGCGATGCGTCGCTCATCGTCGTCGCGCCGGTCTTCGCGCTCGGCGCCTTCGCTTTTCTCGGGTATCTCGTCGCGGTGCTCGTGGCGCCGGTCGTCGCGTACGCGCAGACGCACAAGCCCATCTACATCGTCGACGGATACGTTCGCTACCGCCCTCCCGATGAGGATTCCGCTCCAGGGGAATGCGGCTACGTCGCCGCGCTCTTCGAAGACCAGAGCGTGGCCTGCGAATGGCGCGCGCTCGGCAAGAAAACCTATCCTGCGCGCACGTTGGCGGCGATGGTCGAGTTTTCGACATTCGCCGGAATCCATACGATCGACGGGCGGGCGACGGGCTTGCTGCCGGACGGCGATCTGCCGCTGCTCGCCATCGGCATCGCGCCACGCCACTGACGATCATCCTTCGGCTGCACAGCGTGCGCTCAGGACTACTTTAGGGGTTCGCGCAGCGTCGTAACCGACGGCCACATGTGGCCGTAGCCCGAGAGTAAGATGACTCCCGCGGCGATCGAGAAGATCATGATAAGCCCGACCCCGACTGCAATGATGAGGCTACGCGGCACACCCTTACTCTGCGGCACGCGTCCGAAATCCGGGTGGAACTCGTATTCGTCTGCGATGAGTGCGAACTCGTCGTGGATGTTCTCGTCGCTCATCTCAGCCTCACGCCTTTCCGATTACGCCGAGGCCGGTGAGCGCCGCCAGGACGCCGCCGAGAGCCAACAGCCCGAGCATCAGCTTGAAGACCTGATTGTCCAAGCCGGGCGTCTTCCAATCGTTACGCAACGCGATCGAGGCTACGACGAACACGACGACCCCGCCGGCGACGGCCAGGACATGCTCTATCTGAACGAGATGCATTCGCCGGCTCCTATATCAGGTAGAAGATCGAAAAGAGTACGACCCAAATCACGTCGACGAAATGCCAGTACAGCGTTCCGGCGGTGAGGCCGAAGTACTTGTTCTTGTCGTAGACGCCGTGAACGGACTGCAGCAGCAACACGATGAGATAGCAGACGCCGCAGAAGACGTGGAAGCCGTGCATTCCCGTCAACGTGAAGAACGACGCGCCGAAGATCCCGCTTCCGGCCCACGAGACGTGATCCTGGACGTACAGCGTCGTGTACTCGATGCCTTGGCCGCACAAGAACAGGATGCCGAGCAGGATCGTCCACAGCATCAACGACGAGTAGCGCAGGAAGTTGCCACGCTTGAAGTTCTCGAGCGCGTAGTGCATCGTCGCACCCGAACCGAACAGAATGGCGGAGTTCACCGCGGCGAGCGAAATCGACGGCCGCGTGATCCCCGGTGGCGGCCATCCTTGACCGCTGTTGCGCAAGTACAGATAGGCGAAGATGAACGACGAGAACAGGACGACGTCGCTGACGAGAAAGAGGAGAAATCCCTGCAGCCGCAGCTCCCGCGTTTCCGCGTAGAGCTGGTCGACCTCGCCGCCGCCCGGAATCGAAACGACAGCCATCTGCTAGCTGTTCCTCCAGCGCATTGCTGCCGGCGCACGACGTTGCGCAGCCATCAATGTGCTCCTACTGTGACCGGCTCGTCCGTCAGCTCGTCCTCGAGATGCGTGTACGGCAACGGCTCCGTGAAATCGTAGGGCAGGCCGAAGACGCTTGGGATATGTTTGAAGTTGTAGTACGGCGGCGGTGACGGGATCTGCCACTCGAGCGTGCGCGCGCCCCACGGGTTGTGTCCGGCTCTCTTCCCGTTACGTATGCTGTAGAGCATGTTGACGAAGAAGATCAGGATCGCCGCGGTCATGATGAACGAGAAGAGCGACTCGAGTTGGTTCACGCCTTGAAACTGCGGGTCGTACGATGCGACGCGGCGCGGCATACCCTCCGCGCCGAGCCAGTGCATCGGCAGGAACGTTCCCAAGAAGCCGATCACGAAGAGCGCGAAGTGCATGCGGCCCCAAAACTCGCTCAAGTAACGGCCGGTCATCTTCGGGAACCAGTAGTACATGCCGGAGAAGATGCCCATGAGGCTTCCTCCAACGAGCACGAAGTGCAGATGCGCCGGGATGAAGTACGTCCCGTGCACGTGCAGATCGAAAGGAATGGCCGCCAAGAAGACGCCACTGATGCCGCCGAAGGTGAAGAGCACGAGGAATCCGAGTGCGAAGAGCATCGAGGTCGTCAGGTGAATTTTCCCGCCCCACATCGTCGCGAGCCACGAGAATATCTTTACGCCGGTCGGCACCGCGATGACGAAGGTGAGCACCATGAACGGTAGCTGCATGTACGGCGCGATGCCCGACGTGAACATGTGGTGCGCCCAGACCATGAACCCGGCGAGCGCAATTGCCGCCGACGAGAACGCGATCAACCGGTAGCCGAAGATCGGCTTGCGCGAGAAGACCGAGATCACTTCCGACATAATGCCGAACGCCGGGAGGATCATGATGTAGACGGCAGGGTGCGAGTAGAACCAGAACATGTGCTGCCAGAGAACCGGCGATCCGCCCTTCGTCGGATCGTAGAAGGGGACGCCGAACTGACGCTCCATGAAGAGCGCCGCGAGCGCGGCTGCGAGCGCCGTCGTCGCGATCATCAGCAGCGGTGCGGTGGCGAACTGCCCCCAGCAGAAGAGCGGCATGCGCGTGAAAGTCATTCCAGGCGCGCGCATTTTGAGCATGGTGACGAGGAAGTTGATGCCGGTGAGCGTGGAGCTGACGCCGACGAGAAAGATCGCCGCGCACCACATCGAGGTTCCCGCCCCTCCCTGCAGCGACATCGGCGGATACTCGGTCCAACCCGCGACCGGCGCGCCCATCAAGAACGACGAGAACAGCATCAAGCCGGAGATCGGGAAGATCCAGAAGCTGATCATGTTCAGCCAGGGAAACGCGACGTCGCGCGCGCCTAACT
Above is a genomic segment from Candidatus Dormiibacterota bacterium containing:
- a CDS encoding acyl-CoA dehydrogenase family protein, whose protein sequence is MNQSPPLQGGNLFTGDRVLVESLAAFAPAMPREELELIGALAGDPETIALGFDANAYPPELHTHDANGNRIDEVRFHPSWHRLLAYATSFGLSAAAWHDVQPLAHLRRAAAFYVWSQVESGHGCPISMSYAAVATLRVQPDLASVWEPRLSQRGYEPALLPVEHKRAALCGMGMTEKQGGSDVRANTTRAVAESVGGPGRPYRLTGHKWFCSAPMSDGFLVLAQAPGGLSCFLVPRVLADGRRNTFLIQRLKEKLGNRSNASAEVEFERTQGHLVGEEGRGLAAIVEMVNYTRLDCMLGSAALVRQALAQALHHARYRRAFGKPLLEHPLMRNVLADIALESEAATWLCMRLARAVDDGDAELRRIGTAVGKYWICKRTPVLVGEALECLGGNGYVESSILPRLYREAPLNSIWEGAGNINALDVVRILRKQPAAFEALHAQWAAAREEPRVAGAVRAFEASLRDEEARESQARTIAEQAALIWQASLLLAHAPHDVADAFVRSRLCSEGGRALGTLPPECRLGAILDRAAPQPAEVVA
- a CDS encoding heme-copper oxidase subunit III, with amino-acid sequence MAVVSIPGGGEVDQLYAETRELRLQGFLLFLVSDVVLFSSFIFAYLYLRNSGQGWPPPGITRPSISLAAVNSAILFGSGATMHYALENFKRGNFLRYSSLMLWTILLGILFLCGQGIEYTTLYVQDHVSWAGSGIFGASFFTLTGMHGFHVFCGVCYLIVLLLQSVHGVYDKNKYFGLTAGTLYWHFVDVIWVVLFSIFYLI
- a CDS encoding cbb3-type cytochrome c oxidase subunit I; its protein translation is MSVIAEHGGIAEHIHPEPQGFVRKYIFSLDHKIIGIQYIITAFVFFVLAGCLAEIIRIQLMHANGGFVTANTYDEVYSIHGSAMVWLVIIPMLTGGFGNFVMPLQLGARDVAFPWLNMISFWIFPISGLMLFSSFLMGAPVAGWTEYPPMSLQGGAGTSMWCAAIFLVGVSSTLTGINFLVTMLKMRAPGMTFTRMPLFCWGQFATAPLLMIATTALAAALAALFMERQFGVPFYDPTKGGSPVLWQHMFWFYSHPAVYIMILPAFGIMSEVISVFSRKPIFGYRLIAFSSAAIALAGFMVWAHHMFTSGIAPYMQLPFMVLTFVIAVPTGVKIFSWLATMWGGKIHLTTSMLFALGFLVLFTFGGISGVFLAAIPFDLHVHGTYFIPAHLHFVLVGGSLMGIFSGMYYWFPKMTGRYLSEFWGRMHFALFVIGFLGTFLPMHWLGAEGMPRRVASYDPQFQGVNQLESLFSFIMTAAILIFFVNMLYSIRNGKRAGHNPWGARTLEWQIPSPPPYYNFKHIPSVFGLPYDFTEPLPYTHLEDELTDEPVTVGAH